One genomic region from Spirosoma sp. KCTC 42546 encodes:
- a CDS encoding DUF3109 family protein encodes MILIDTTCISDDVAEKFFVCNLDKCKGACCVEGDMGAPLEGDEPAILDRIYDDIKPYLSPEGIRVIEQKGGYEPDEHGGFVTNTVGGRECVYATWNDKGILKCGIEEAYNDGKVDWKKPISCHLYPIRVTKYESFHALNYDRWPICSPACSFGEQLNVPIYKFVREALIRAYGEEWYDRLSQAIDEKNEAK; translated from the coding sequence ATGATTCTGATTGATACTACCTGCATCAGCGACGACGTTGCTGAAAAGTTCTTCGTCTGCAACCTTGATAAATGCAAAGGAGCCTGTTGTGTTGAGGGCGACATGGGGGCCCCGCTGGAAGGTGATGAACCCGCCATTCTTGACCGGATTTACGACGATATAAAGCCCTACCTCTCACCCGAAGGTATTCGGGTCATCGAGCAGAAAGGCGGCTACGAGCCCGATGAACATGGTGGCTTTGTTACAAACACTGTTGGTGGGCGGGAGTGTGTTTATGCAACCTGGAACGACAAGGGCATTCTAAAATGCGGTATTGAAGAAGCCTATAACGATGGTAAAGTTGATTGGAAAAAACCCATCTCCTGCCATTTGTACCCCATTCGGGTTACTAAATACGAATCATTCCATGCATTGAATTACGACCGTTGGCCTATCTGTAGCCCTGCCTGTAGTTTCGGTGAACAATTGAACGTGCCCATCTATAAATTTGTCCGGGAAGCTCTCATTCGGGCCTACGGGGAAGAGTGGTATGACCGATTGTCGCAGGCAATTGACGAGAAAAACGAAGCTAAATAA
- the dtd gene encoding D-aminoacyl-tRNA deacylase — MIAVIQRVSHASVSIDNQLKGQIETGFLILLGITHADTRDDVEWLSRKVIGMRIFNDADDKMNLDLAAVNGDILLISQFTLHASTKKGNRPSFIEAARPDVAIPLYEAMITQLEADLGKPIQTGSFGADMKVSLLNDGPVTILIDSKNRI; from the coding sequence ATGATTGCAGTTATTCAACGCGTTTCACACGCTTCGGTTAGTATTGATAATCAGCTTAAAGGCCAAATCGAAACCGGCTTTTTAATTTTACTGGGTATTACCCATGCCGATACGCGCGACGATGTAGAGTGGCTTAGCCGGAAAGTAATTGGTATGCGAATTTTCAATGATGCCGATGATAAAATGAATCTTGATTTAGCCGCTGTTAATGGAGATATCTTACTCATCAGCCAGTTTACGCTTCATGCCAGCACCAAAAAAGGGAATCGCCCTAGTTTTATTGAAGCCGCACGCCCAGACGTAGCCATACCCCTGTATGAAGCGATGATTACACAATTAGAGGCTGATCTGGGCAAACCAATCCAAACCGGATCATTCGGGGCTGATATGAAGGTCTCCTTACTCAATGATGGACCGGTTACTATTTTAATAGACTCGAAAAACCGGATTTAG
- a CDS encoding nuclear transport factor 2 family protein has product MYTKIVALTLIAFCSLSFTGSFNQTKDQTAVGQAVEQLRLLMISPDKAKLEALAADELSYGHSSGKIEDKAAFVEALTSGTSDFVSIELVDQTISVTDNTALVRHKLMGETLDNGKPGQVKLSVLQVWIKQKGNWKLLARQAVKI; this is encoded by the coding sequence ATGTACACAAAAATTGTTGCGCTTACACTTATTGCTTTTTGTAGTCTCTCATTCACAGGTAGTTTTAATCAAACAAAAGATCAGACAGCTGTTGGCCAGGCTGTTGAGCAACTACGTTTGCTGATGATTTCGCCCGACAAAGCCAAATTAGAAGCCCTTGCCGCCGATGAATTAAGTTATGGGCACTCAAGTGGAAAAATAGAGGATAAAGCGGCTTTTGTAGAAGCCCTTACAAGTGGTACATCCGACTTTGTTAGTATCGAGCTAGTTGATCAAACGATTTCGGTCACGGATAACACGGCGCTGGTACGTCATAAATTGATGGGAGAAACACTTGATAATGGTAAGCCAGGTCAAGTGAAACTAAGCGTGCTACAGGTGTGGATCAAGCAGAAAGGAAACTGGAAGCTACTCGCCCGGCAAGCTGTAAAAATCTAA
- a CDS encoding MGMT family protein, producing the protein MPEQRDYFEEVYDVVRLIPKGRVTNYGTIARYLSLRAGARMVGWAMNGCHNRPDVPAHRVVNSVGVLSGKHFFGEPNGMQQLLEVEGVRVENDKVVDFKTLFWDPSVELAL; encoded by the coding sequence ATGCCTGAACAGCGCGATTATTTTGAGGAGGTCTATGACGTTGTCCGCTTAATACCAAAAGGACGAGTGACAAACTATGGCACAATTGCCCGTTACCTAAGCCTGCGTGCGGGTGCCCGGATGGTGGGGTGGGCTATGAACGGGTGTCATAACAGGCCCGACGTTCCCGCTCATCGGGTGGTCAACAGCGTTGGCGTGTTATCCGGCAAACATTTTTTTGGAGAACCGAATGGTATGCAGCAATTACTGGAAGTGGAGGGGGTTCGGGTGGAGAATGATAAGGTCGTTGACTTTAAAACGCTTTTTTGGGACCCCTCCGTTGAGCTGGCTTTGTAG
- a CDS encoding TonB-dependent receptor domain-containing protein, which translates to MLVRLVYSTMYQVRIRLFVLLLFVVPALAFAQPSKSEQQIWIRGAFVDETNKPIPFASVALYQAAGSVLVTGVVSDEAGKFALQTKPGSYYLKVTALSYQDKTIPDIKAANQDIQIGTPVLKSSAKKLDEVTVKGEKSQMELSLDKRIFNVGKDLANAGGTASDILKNIPSVAVDGDGNVSLRGSNSVRILIDGKPSGLVSLKGGSGLQQLQGSMVERVEVITNPSARYEAEGMGGIINIVLKKERKEGFNGSFDIITGNPANFGAAANVNYRRKNLNFFINYTASYRNTPGRSSLYQEVYSNDTTFAYRQSSTSQLKGQNNNARAGIDYFFNPKSILTASYTWRLSKGKRFSDIQYLDYRPNTSVLQTITNRTQDETETEPNSEYVVSYKKTFAREGHELTADVRYLDNWEKSDQYFAQQTLLPTGAVSGIPNTLQRAINDETEKQLLVQVDYVRPFKKDGKLEGGLRSSTRNMTNDYTVIQQNADGSWFQLPNLTNNFLYEEKINALYGIVGNKIRKFSYQLGVRAEWTAVTTTLKQTNDVNPRSYANLFPSIHATYDLPSQHALQISYSRRVRRPQYNDLSPFMTFSDSRNFFSGNPDLNPEFTDAFELGHIKYVEKGSISSSIYYRYTTGKIIRIRRVNDQGFSTTRPENLATEDSYGAEFAGSYALYKWWKLDGSVNFFRAITNGGNLDASYQSDTYSWFTRMTSRFTLWKNTDFQMRSNYEAPQKTPQGTRQAIATLDLSVSKDILNNNGTLVLNVLDVFNSRRYRSITEGANFYTESSSQGRLRQINLTFNYRLHQAKKKMKEPGEGEF; encoded by the coding sequence ATGCTTGTCAGGCTGGTTTACTCAACTATGTATCAGGTTCGTATACGATTGTTCGTACTTCTTCTTTTTGTCGTTCCCGCACTGGCCTTCGCCCAGCCTAGTAAATCAGAGCAGCAGATTTGGATTCGGGGCGCCTTTGTCGATGAGACTAATAAGCCAATTCCCTTTGCTTCGGTTGCGTTGTACCAGGCCGCTGGGTCGGTTCTGGTAACTGGTGTCGTGTCAGATGAAGCCGGAAAATTTGCCCTTCAGACCAAACCCGGCAGTTATTATCTGAAAGTGACGGCATTATCCTATCAGGATAAGACAATTCCTGATATTAAGGCCGCTAATCAGGATATACAAATTGGCACCCCCGTGCTTAAATCCAGCGCAAAAAAACTGGATGAAGTAACCGTAAAAGGTGAAAAAAGCCAGATGGAGTTATCGCTGGACAAGCGAATTTTCAATGTAGGCAAAGACCTGGCGAACGCGGGAGGTACGGCCTCCGATATCCTGAAAAACATTCCGTCGGTGGCGGTTGATGGGGATGGTAATGTTAGTTTGCGCGGAAGTAACAGTGTCCGTATACTGATTGACGGTAAGCCTTCTGGACTGGTGAGCCTGAAGGGTGGGAGTGGGCTTCAACAATTACAGGGAAGTATGGTTGAGCGGGTTGAGGTAATTACGAACCCATCGGCCCGGTACGAAGCCGAAGGCATGGGTGGTATTATCAATATTGTCCTGAAAAAAGAGCGTAAAGAAGGCTTCAATGGCTCATTCGATATTATCACGGGGAATCCGGCTAATTTCGGAGCAGCCGCCAACGTCAACTATCGACGCAAAAACCTGAATTTCTTCATCAATTATACCGCATCGTACCGCAATACCCCCGGCAGAAGTTCACTCTATCAGGAAGTGTATAGTAACGATACAACCTTTGCGTACCGGCAAAGCTCGACCAGCCAGTTAAAAGGGCAAAATAATAATGCCCGGGCCGGTATCGACTATTTCTTTAACCCCAAAAGTATTCTGACGGCCTCGTACACCTGGCGATTGAGCAAGGGTAAACGCTTTTCCGACATCCAGTACCTGGATTACCGGCCCAACACAAGTGTATTACAAACGATTACAAATCGAACCCAGGACGAGACCGAAACTGAACCCAATTCGGAGTATGTTGTGAGTTATAAAAAAACCTTTGCCCGCGAAGGTCACGAGCTTACCGCCGACGTTCGGTATCTGGATAACTGGGAAAAGTCGGACCAGTATTTTGCTCAGCAAACGCTGTTGCCAACGGGCGCTGTTTCCGGAATTCCTAACACGCTGCAACGGGCTATCAATGATGAAACCGAGAAGCAGCTTTTAGTGCAGGTGGATTACGTTCGGCCTTTTAAAAAAGACGGGAAGCTGGAAGGTGGACTCCGCAGCAGCACGCGGAATATGACCAACGATTACACCGTTATTCAGCAAAATGCCGATGGAAGCTGGTTTCAATTGCCGAACCTGACCAATAATTTTTTGTACGAAGAAAAGATCAATGCGCTTTACGGAATTGTAGGGAACAAGATTCGTAAGTTTTCCTATCAGTTGGGGGTTCGGGCCGAGTGGACGGCCGTGACGACCACCCTGAAACAAACCAACGATGTGAATCCCCGAAGTTATGCCAATCTGTTTCCGAGTATCCATGCCACCTACGATCTGCCTAGCCAGCACGCCTTACAAATTAGCTATAGCCGCCGGGTCCGACGGCCGCAGTACAATGATTTGAGCCCGTTCATGACCTTTAGCGATAGCCGGAATTTCTTCAGTGGAAATCCTGATCTGAATCCTGAATTTACAGATGCCTTTGAACTCGGCCATATTAAATACGTTGAAAAAGGATCGATTAGCTCGTCGATTTATTATCGTTACACCACTGGGAAAATTATCCGGATTCGGCGGGTAAATGATCAGGGATTTTCAACGACCCGCCCCGAAAACTTAGCTACCGAAGACTCCTACGGGGCCGAGTTTGCTGGTTCGTATGCGCTCTACAAATGGTGGAAACTTGACGGCAGTGTCAATTTCTTTCGGGCTATCACGAATGGCGGCAATTTGGATGCAAGCTATCAAAGCGATACGTACAGTTGGTTCACCCGGATGACATCTCGGTTTACCCTCTGGAAAAACACCGATTTTCAGATGAGGAGCAACTACGAGGCTCCGCAGAAAACACCCCAGGGGACCCGGCAGGCCATCGCTACGTTAGACTTATCTGTCAGTAAGGATATTCTCAACAACAACGGCACGCTGGTACTTAATGTACTCGATGTATTTAATTCCCGGCGGTACCGATCCATTACTGAAGGCGCTAATTTTTATACAGAAAGCAGCTCGCAGGGACGGTTACGTCAGATTAACCTAACGTTCAATTACCGACTTCACCAGGCTAAAAAGAAAATGAAAGAGCCGGGAGAAGGAGAGTTTTAG
- a CDS encoding LysM peptidoglycan-binding domain-containing protein, with translation MRVLSLLFLLTGFMASAQVSVPTVPEQLTFADISVQLDPDARRIVQQDVNALMANRQYWTAKLDRVVLYFPMIEAILIDEDVPTDFKYLAVQESSLTPDAVSSSTAVGYWQFKRETAMDNGMRVDDTVDERKSITGSTHGAAKYLKRSNSQFNNWVASLYSYYLGAGGIAKLIPPDWSYAREVALDGRTDRYILRFFAHKIAIENALQTHQTSNRFALIEYPNGGGKTMKAIADELSVDEFELRKYNRWVLGDAVPTDKAYVMAVPVVSNQINDVRQKIVNVGAKKTPDFVQNDVGFPVLRRVTTGLSSKNDPILFEINGLPGIQAQAGDNAASLSRKAKISLSSFLRYNDMSDRDVVIVNDVYYLAKKRKKALVPFHTVRDDETARSISQRYGIRLKKLMRYNRLDRVQKLATGRVMWLRERRPSNKPVEIINAPTPPVYDQTPTPSRADVAANTPSSTGGVPRPVNGSDGVPRNPSERKLYQPKLVGGGVTPNDGTSEPATAPPARPVSQPTNSQPTNSRSVPAASTPTGTNDGSQRVVIVRTPDGSQPTKTVPVATMPEPDRTAGSTSPKTNAPDTYATTQRPKPTPATDIDMGRPETGKYEGPREQQADGSLTVPGAVPPTKAPPRPAAKVDSRPTAPATTTSEPKPVSPITSVANRSATTHTVEAGQTYYSISKLYGLSVDELLSLNNLTSNDKLEVGQQLAVKLTPGGRVVQPSPSIKAVPASTSPSAVTYHTVAKGETMFRITQIYGVTIEQIQAWNNLSDVGVKVGQKIKILKKTNE, from the coding sequence ATGCGTGTCCTATCCCTACTTTTCCTGTTGACAGGCTTCATGGCATCGGCGCAAGTAAGCGTACCAACGGTGCCGGAACAACTAACGTTTGCTGATATTTCGGTGCAGTTGGACCCCGATGCCCGACGTATTGTGCAGCAGGATGTGAATGCACTGATGGCAAACCGGCAATACTGGACGGCCAAACTTGATCGGGTGGTCCTCTATTTTCCGATGATCGAAGCCATCCTGATCGATGAAGATGTACCCACCGATTTTAAATACCTCGCCGTTCAGGAAAGCTCACTGACACCCGATGCAGTATCGTCGTCGACGGCTGTGGGATACTGGCAGTTCAAACGCGAGACGGCCATGGATAATGGCATGCGGGTAGATGACACAGTAGACGAGCGGAAGAGTATTACAGGTTCTACCCATGGCGCAGCTAAATACCTGAAACGAAGTAACTCACAATTTAATAACTGGGTAGCCTCCCTCTATTCCTATTACCTGGGCGCAGGGGGTATTGCTAAATTAATTCCGCCCGATTGGTCGTATGCTCGTGAAGTTGCCCTGGATGGTCGGACAGATCGCTATATTCTGCGGTTCTTTGCCCATAAGATTGCGATCGAAAATGCCTTACAAACCCACCAGACCAGCAATCGATTTGCGTTGATCGAGTATCCAAATGGGGGAGGCAAAACCATGAAGGCCATTGCCGACGAGTTAAGCGTCGATGAGTTTGAGCTTCGGAAGTACAACCGCTGGGTACTCGGCGATGCTGTACCAACCGACAAAGCTTATGTAATGGCAGTTCCAGTCGTGAGCAACCAAATCAACGATGTGCGCCAGAAAATCGTGAATGTTGGTGCTAAAAAGACCCCCGATTTTGTTCAGAACGACGTGGGTTTTCCGGTTTTACGACGAGTTACAACGGGCTTGAGTAGCAAAAACGATCCCATCTTGTTCGAGATCAATGGCTTGCCGGGTATTCAGGCGCAGGCTGGCGATAATGCAGCATCGCTCTCCCGAAAAGCAAAGATCAGCCTGTCTAGTTTTTTGCGCTACAATGATATGAGCGATCGGGATGTGGTAATTGTCAATGATGTGTATTATCTGGCCAAGAAACGCAAAAAAGCGCTGGTACCTTTTCACACCGTTCGTGACGATGAAACGGCCCGGAGTATATCGCAGCGCTACGGCATCCGGCTGAAGAAATTGATGCGCTATAACCGCCTGGATCGAGTCCAGAAATTGGCCACGGGCCGGGTAATGTGGCTGCGCGAACGCCGACCCAGTAATAAACCGGTCGAAATCATAAATGCGCCAACTCCGCCTGTTTACGATCAGACACCAACACCTAGCCGGGCGGATGTGGCCGCGAATACGCCATCTTCAACCGGTGGAGTCCCTCGCCCGGTAAACGGCAGCGATGGTGTACCCCGTAACCCATCAGAACGGAAACTGTACCAGCCGAAGCTGGTAGGTGGTGGTGTAACCCCGAACGATGGCACGTCTGAACCCGCAACGGCTCCACCAGCGCGTCCGGTTTCGCAGCCAACGAATAGCCAGCCCACAAACAGTCGGTCAGTACCGGCTGCCAGTACGCCTACAGGTACTAATGATGGGTCGCAGCGCGTCGTGATCGTACGTACGCCGGATGGCTCGCAACCAACGAAAACAGTACCGGTGGCTACCATGCCTGAACCGGATAGAACCGCTGGTTCGACTTCACCAAAAACAAATGCACCCGACACCTATGCTACTACCCAACGCCCTAAACCGACTCCCGCTACCGATATTGATATGGGACGACCTGAAACGGGCAAGTACGAGGGGCCACGTGAGCAACAGGCTGATGGTTCATTGACCGTTCCGGGCGCAGTTCCACCAACGAAAGCACCCCCTCGCCCGGCTGCTAAGGTAGATTCCCGGCCAACGGCACCCGCTACGACAACGTCGGAACCCAAGCCTGTTTCTCCAATTACGTCGGTCGCGAACCGTTCCGCCACAACACATACCGTAGAAGCCGGGCAAACGTATTACAGCATCTCAAAACTATATGGATTAAGTGTTGATGAGTTATTATCGCTCAACAACCTGACGTCGAATGATAAGCTTGAAGTTGGCCAGCAACTTGCCGTAAAACTCACCCCCGGAGGCCGGGTTGTTCAGCCATCACCTTCGATTAAAGCAGTACCTGCATCGACTTCCCCGTCGGCGGTAACCTATCATACCGTGGCAAAGGGCGAAACAATGTTTCGGATTACCCAAATCTATGGCGTAACCATCGAGCAGATCCAGGCCTGGAATAACCTATCGGATGTGGGCGTTAAAGTGGGGCAGAAAATTAAGATTCTAAAAAAAACTAATGAATAA
- a CDS encoding O-methyltransferase: MDFLPANINAYAEASTSSESELLYQLNRNTRAQIMAPRMLSGHMQGRFLSMISWMIRPRRILEIGTYTGYSALCLAEGLVDDGLLITIDHNEELEDFARSYWQKSPLNDKIDFRLGSAMDIIPTLNETFDLVFIDADKRNNSAYFDLIFDKVRPGGFMLADNVLWSGKVVELVKPSDLDTQSVLAFNEKVQNDSRVENVLLPVRDGIMMIRKR, translated from the coding sequence ATGGATTTTTTGCCCGCCAACATAAATGCGTATGCGGAAGCGTCGACCTCGTCCGAAAGCGAGTTGTTGTATCAGCTTAACCGAAATACCCGCGCTCAGATTATGGCTCCCCGAATGCTGTCGGGGCATATGCAAGGCCGCTTTTTATCGATGATTTCGTGGATGATACGCCCGCGTCGAATTCTCGAGATTGGTACGTATACTGGCTATTCAGCCCTTTGTTTAGCCGAAGGATTAGTGGATGACGGCCTGTTGATAACAATCGATCATAACGAGGAACTCGAAGATTTTGCCCGATCTTACTGGCAAAAATCACCCCTGAATGATAAAATTGATTTTCGGCTCGGTTCGGCAATGGATATAATTCCAACGCTCAACGAAACGTTTGATTTGGTGTTTATCGATGCCGATAAGCGTAATAATTCGGCCTATTTCGATCTGATTTTCGACAAGGTGAGACCTGGCGGGTTCATGCTGGCCGATAATGTATTATGGAGTGGCAAGGTTGTTGAGTTGGTAAAACCATCGGATCTTGACACTCAGTCGGTGCTGGCTTTTAATGAGAAAGTTCAGAACGATTCGCGCGTGGAAAATGTGCTGTTACCCGTACGAGACGGGATTATGATGATACGAAAACGATAA
- a CDS encoding glycoside hydrolase family 105 protein: MLTSSPRTLLLLVLLGSSLTLQAQPGAPKANDSTTPLHLLQPDYPVPYGQPKIEDVTGVIRRIYTYLDANTPTQLIDRETKKDIPSGGVFNPNAIFKPGDFRLISYEWGVTYAGMLLASEATGDARYADYTNKRLQFISDQLPYFRAQVLADPKANTPMRSVLAPHALDDAGAMCAAMIKASRAGGIKADLRPMIDNYINYIQTKEFRLADGTLARNRPQPNTLWLDDLFMSVPALAQMGKLTGDNKYYDEAVKQVTQFAKRMFNTQKGLYMHGWVEGMTVHPEFHWGRANGWGILTAVELLDVLPENHPGRPAILELLRAHARGLAAQQSGSGFWHQLLDRNDSYLETSATAIYVYSFARAINKGWLDPLAYAPATLLGWNAVATKVTQAGQVEGVCVGTGMGFDPAFYYHRPINPYAAHGYGPALLAGAEVINLLKKYPFEINDSSLQLTQKK; the protein is encoded by the coding sequence ATGCTTACCTCCTCCCCCCGTACACTACTACTTCTGGTATTGTTAGGTAGTAGTCTTACCCTTCAGGCCCAGCCTGGCGCGCCAAAAGCTAATGACTCCACCACACCGCTACACTTGCTGCAACCTGATTACCCGGTGCCGTATGGCCAGCCTAAAATCGAAGACGTGACTGGCGTAATTCGCCGGATCTATACTTATCTAGATGCCAATACGCCTACGCAGCTCATTGACAGGGAGACGAAGAAAGACATCCCTTCAGGGGGTGTATTCAACCCGAATGCCATTTTTAAACCCGGCGATTTTCGGCTCATCAGCTATGAATGGGGGGTTACCTATGCCGGTATGCTGCTGGCCAGCGAGGCTACCGGCGACGCCCGCTATGCCGACTATACCAATAAACGGCTCCAGTTTATTTCGGACCAACTTCCGTACTTCCGGGCGCAGGTTCTGGCTGATCCTAAGGCGAATACACCCATGCGCTCGGTACTGGCACCGCACGCGCTCGATGATGCCGGAGCCATGTGTGCCGCTATGATCAAAGCGAGCCGGGCAGGAGGCATAAAAGCGGATCTGCGGCCCATGATCGATAACTACATAAACTACATCCAGACGAAAGAATTTCGCTTAGCCGATGGCACCCTAGCCCGTAATCGTCCGCAACCGAATACGCTCTGGCTCGACGATTTGTTTATGAGCGTTCCGGCGCTGGCGCAGATGGGCAAACTCACTGGCGACAACAAGTACTACGATGAGGCCGTTAAACAGGTTACCCAATTTGCCAAACGGATGTTTAATACCCAAAAAGGGCTGTATATGCATGGATGGGTTGAGGGGATGACGGTACATCCAGAGTTTCACTGGGGCCGTGCCAATGGCTGGGGGATTCTGACTGCGGTTGAATTGCTGGACGTGTTGCCGGAAAACCACCCCGGCCGACCTGCTATTCTAGAGTTGCTCCGAGCTCATGCTAGAGGCTTAGCCGCCCAACAGTCTGGTTCGGGTTTCTGGCACCAGCTACTCGATCGCAACGATTCGTATCTGGAAACGTCCGCTACAGCCATTTATGTGTATTCATTCGCACGAGCTATTAATAAAGGCTGGCTCGATCCGCTAGCCTACGCACCAGCTACTTTATTGGGCTGGAATGCCGTAGCGACCAAGGTTACTCAGGCAGGGCAGGTTGAAGGCGTTTGTGTAGGTACGGGTATGGGTTTCGATCCGGCGTTTTACTACCACCGGCCTATTAATCCATATGCAGCACACGGGTATGGACCAGCACTGTTAGCGGGTGCTGAGGTAATTAACCTGCTGAAGAAATATCCGTTTGAAATCAATGACAGTTCACTGCAATTGACGCAAAAGAAATAA